A genomic stretch from Pelodiscus sinensis isolate JC-2024 unplaced genomic scaffold, ASM4963464v1 ctg35, whole genome shotgun sequence includes:
- the LOC142818185 gene encoding galactosylgalactosylxylosylprotein 3-beta-glucuronosyltransferase 1 isoform X3 translates to MDDGGDSRRDLAQGSDSKEYCLSDRDIVEVVRTEYVYTRPPPWSDTLPTIHVITPTYSRPVQKAELTRLANTLLHVPNLHWILVEDSQRRTPLVTRLLRDTGLNYTHLNVETPRNYKLRGDMRDPRIPRGTMQRNLALRWLRETFNKNSSQPGIVYFADDDNTYSLELFEEMRTTRKVSVWPVAFVGGLRYESPKVNAAGKVYGWKTVFDPHRPFAIDMAGFAVNLRLILQRSQAYFKLRGVKGGYQESSLLRELVTLNDLEPKAANCTKILVWHTRTEKPVLVNEGKKGFTDPNVEI, encoded by the exons ATGATGGTGGTGACTCCCGGCGTGATCTGGCCCAAGGCTCGGACTCCAAGGAGTACTGTCTGTCGGACCGCGACATTGTGGAGGTGGTGAGGACAGAGTACGTGTACACCCGCCCACCCCCGTGGTCGGACACCCTCCCCACCATCCACGTCATCACCCCCACCTACAGCCGGCCGGTGCAAAAGGCAGAGCTGACGCGCCTGGCCAACACCCTCTTGCACGTGCCCAACCTGCACTGGATCCTGGTGGAGGACTCTCAGCGGCGCACGCCTCTCGTCACCCGGCTGCTGCGGGACACAGGGCTGAACTACACCCACCTGAACGTGGAGACGCCCCGCAACTACAAGTTGCGGGGGGACATGAGGGACCCCCGCATTCCCCGGGGGACCATGCAGAGGAACCTGGCCCTGCGGTGGCTGAGAGAGACTTTTAACAAAAACAGCAGTCAGCCTGGGATTGTTTACTTCGCCGACGACGATAACACCTACAGCCTGGAGCTCTTCGAGGAG ATGCGCACCACCAGGAAGGTGTCCGTGTGGCCGGTGGCTTTTGTGGGCGGCTTGCGCTACGAGTCGCCCAAGGTGAACGCAGCAGGGAAGGTGTACGGCTGGAAGACGGTTTTCGACCCCCACCGCCCATTTGCCATTGACATGGCGGGCTTTGCCGTGAACCTCAGGCTGATACTCCAGCGATCTCAGGCTTACTTCAAACTGCGAGGAGTAAAAGGAGGGTACCAGGAGAGCAGCCTTCTCCGGGAACTAGTGACCCTGAATGACCTCGAGCCAAAAGCTGCCAATTGCACTAAG